Proteins encoded within one genomic window of Misgurnus anguillicaudatus chromosome 18, ASM2758022v2, whole genome shotgun sequence:
- the slc24a4b gene encoding sodium/potassium/calcium exchanger 4 isoform X3: protein MRLRRKTAPVQALYMFLALAIVCDDYFVTSLEKICEKLNLSEDVAGATFMAAGSSAPELFASVIGVFITHGDVGVGTIVGSAVFNILCIIGVCGIFAGQVVLLTWWAVFRDSSFYIMAVVALIVFIYDEKIVWWESLILVVMYAVYILIMKFNAPMQKFFTRRSDQNVANGNAAVGSELEDGNESVDDPSVPLLCEVKSSKMYSRGSVVMVDEIINASPPHYRFPEASLRIMVTNHFGPKTRLRMASRLIITERQRLVQAANGVETAVLDGKPDIENGNVPEDKTTEDKESELTSPFRVPGGCMNKTKWLISWPLLLILYFTIPNCAKSRWEKYFMLSFILSTVWIAVFSYLMVWMVTIIGYTLGIPDVIMGITFLAAGTSVPDCIASLIVARQGLGDMAVSNTIGSNVFDILVGLGVPWALQTMAVSYGSVVKINSRGLLYSVVLLLGSVALTVFGIHLNRWKLDFKLGVYLLVLYAVFLCFSIMIEYNVFTFVNLPMCQDE from the exons GCTCTTTACATGTTCCTGGCCCTGGCCATCGTCTGTGACGACTATTTTGTGACATCTCTTGAGAAAATCTGTGAG AAGTTGAATCTTAGTGAAGATGTGGCCGGTGCGACGTTCATGGCGGCTGGAAGTTCTGCACCTGAGCTCTTTGCGTCTGTTATAG GGGTCTTCATCACTCACGGTGATGTTGGTGTGGGAACTATCGTGGGTTCTGCAGTCTTTAATATTCTCTGTATCATAGGAGTCTGTGGGATCTTTGCTGGACAG GTTGTCTTATTGACCTGGTGGGCTGTTTTCCGTGATTCATCCTTTTACATAATGGCTGTAGTCGCTCTTATTGTG TTCATCTATGATGAGAAGATTGTGTG GTGGGAGAGTTTAATTCTGGTGGTGATGTATGCTGTCTATATTCTCATTATGAA GTTTAATGCACCCATGCAGAAATTTTTCACAAGGCGAAGCGACCAAAATGTTGCAAATGGAAATGCAGCGGTTGGCAGTGAACTAGAAGATGGTAATGAAAGTGTAGATGATCCGTCTGTACCGCTGTTGTGTGAAG tcaagTCGAGTAAGATGTACAGTCGGGGTTCTGTTGTTATGGTGGATGAGATCATCAATGCCAGTCCTCCACATTACCGTTTCCCTGAAGCGAGTCTCCGTATCATGGTCACCAATCACTTTGGACCCAAGACTCGTCTACGCATGGCCAGTCGTCTCATTATAACTGAG CGTCAGAGGTTGGTCCAGGCAGCCAATGGGGTTGAGACCGCTGTGCTGGACGGTAAACCTGATATTGAAAATGGAAACGTACCAGAAGACAAAACTACTGAAGATAAAGAGAGTGAACTGACCTCACCCTTCAGAGTACCAG GTGGCTGTATGAACAAAACTAAATGGTTGATCTCGTGGCCATTATTGTTGATCTTGTACTTCACCATCCCAAACTGTGCCAAGTCTCGCTGGGaaaaatacttcatgttgtcaTTTATCCTCTCCACTGTCTGGATCGCTGTCTTCTCGTACCTGATGGTGTGGATG GTGACTATCATCGGATATACTCTTGGCATTCCTGATGTTATCATGGGCATCACATTTCTGGCAGCGGGCACGAGTGTTCCTGATTGTATCGCCAGTCTGATTGTTGCTAGGCAAG GTCTGGGTGATATGGCAGTGTCTAATACTATTGGCAGTAATGTGTTTGACATTCTGGTGGGACTCGGTGTTCCCTGGGCTCTTCAGACCATGGCAGTCAGTTATGGATCAGTT GTGAAGATAAACAGTCGAGGGCTGCTTTACTCTGTTGTGCTTCTGCTGGGCTCTGTAGCTCTCACT GTTTTTGGCATTCACCTGAACAGGTGGAAGTTGGACTTTAAGCTGGGTGTTTATTTGCTAGTGCTGTATGCCGTCTTCCTCTGCTTCTCCATCATGATTGAATACAACGTCTTTACCTTTGTCAACTTACCCATGTGTCAAGACGAATAA